Below is a genomic region from Actinoallomurus bryophytorum.
CCGGTGCATGTGGCCGCTCAGGACGAGTGGCGCGGTGCCGTCGAACGCCTGGCCCTCGGCCGGGTCGTGGACGAGTACGACGTCCGGCGCGTCGTGGGAGGCGACCATCTGGGCCGCGGCGCCCTGGCCGATCGCGAGCATCTCACGGGCGTCCACGTCGTCGCCGCGGGTGGTCTTGTCCGGGGTGAAGCGCGGATCGCCGATGCCGAAGATCCGCAGGCCGGCGACGTCCTTGACCTGGTTGTCGAGCACCACCGCGTTCTTCTGGCGGCGTACCGACGCTTCGGTGTCGCCGGAGTCGTGGTTGCCGCGGATGAACACGTACGGAACCTTGATCTTTGAGATGTCGTTCGCGAACTTCTCCTCCGCCGACGAGCCGTGGTCGGTCAGGTCGCCGGTGTCGATCACCATCTGGACGTTGAACTGCTTGGTCACCTGACGGATGACGCTCCAGGCCACCGGGTTCAGGTGGATGTCGGACACGTGCAGCACCCGGATGGTCGTCGGGTCCGGCTCGTACGTCGGCAGCGTGGACGTCACGTCGTAGAGGCGCGAGACGTTGCCGATCAGCTGGGCCAGCTGGGCGCGATAGGCCCCAAAGCGGGACACGATGGACTTCGCGTCACCGACGACCTGCGGGGCGCTGGCGAGGATTCCGGTGAAGCGCGGCTCCGCGACCGACTGCGGGTTGAACGTCACCGCCCCCAGTACGCCGACGGCCAGCAGGCCGTTGAACGCCGCGAGCATCGACCACAGGGACCGCTTCCACGTACGGAACACCACGAAACCGGCGAGACCGGCACACAGCAGCGCCGCCGCCACCGCTTTGGCGATCATGACGATGAACCCGTGCCGGATGTCGGCCCCCACCGTCTGCGAGAGGTGGTCGACGGCGGCCGGGTCCTCTATGAGCTTGCGAGCGGGTTCGGGGCGGATCCGGGTGACCTGTGCGTCGATGCGTACGGGACCGGCGTGGCTGTCCAGGCGGAGCGTGCCCAGCGGCGGGATGTCGATGACGGTGCCGCCGGAAAGGGACGGGCGGAGGGAGAACGTCACATCGGCCGGCCCGATGTCGGTCTTGGCGTTTCCGCCGTACAGCATGCCCAGCCAGCCGGCCATCAGCCCGACGGCGATGATGGCCCCGATACGTGCGGGCAACCGGACACGCCGCATGCCGGTGAACCGGAGTATTTCTGATTTTGCTCGGGTCAACACGTTGGTACCTATGCTCGCTTCCGCCGCTCTCCACGCACAATGACAGGGTGATCGAGATGAGCCGTGGAGAGTTCGAGGACCTTGTCGGTGAGGCGCTGGACACGATCCCACCTCGGCTCACCCGAGTCATGAAGAACGTCGTCATCGTGGTCGAGGACGACGCTCCACCGCAGGTCACCGCGCAAGGCGGCACACTCCTCGGGCTGTACGAAGGAGTGCCGCTGACCGCGCGCGGAGACACTTACGCGGGCTATCTGCCCGACCGTATAACGATCTTCCGGCGGCCGCTTCTCGCCATCAGTGAGACCCGCGATGACCTGGTACGAGAGGTGCGTGTCACTGTCGTCCATGAGATCGCCCACCATTTCGGTATCGACGACGAGCGGTTGCACGAACTCGGCTGGTGATCTGATCAGGCACAATGGGTCACGCTCCAACGACGGAGCGTGAGATAATCCTCTGAGACCACCCGGTCACGGAAAGCGACCAGGGCGGCGGCCGCAGTAGAGGAGCGCGCGTGGGCGGACGACATCGACGGCCGTTGGATCGGCAGGCCACTTATGGCGAAGTGTTCGGTGTCGGTGAGTTCCGTTCCCTCTGGCTGGCCCAGGCGTTGTCCTACATCGGCGACCAGTTCGCCCAGGTCGCTCTCGCCGTACTCGTCTACAACAACACCCACTCGCCGCTGAAGACCGCCGTCGCGTACGCCCTCACCTACCTGCCGCCGATCATGGGCGGCCCGGTCCTGTCGGTGCTCGCCGACCTCATCCCCCGGCGGCGGGTCATGATCGTCTGTGACCTGGCACGCGCCGGCGTCCTGGCGCTGATGGCCGTCCACCACATGCCGTTCCCGATGCTGTGTGTGCTGATCTTCTTCAGTGTGCTGCTGGGCACGCCGTTCACCGCGGCGCGCGCCGCCCTGCTGTCCGAAGTGCTGCCCGGTGACATGTACGTCGTCGGGTCGGCGATCAACAACATCACCCACCAGTTCACGCAGATGCTGGGGTTCCTCGCGGGCAGTGCGGTGATCTTCGCGGTGGGCACACACGAGGCGCTGGCCATCGACGCCGTGACCTTCGTGCTGTCCGCGATCATCGTGGTGGCCGGGGTACGGCGGCGTCCGGCGCCCCGGCGCGAGGGCCGGGCCCGGGAGTCGCTGTGGCAGATCTCGCGCCGTGGCGGCCGCTTCGTGCTCGGCGACCGTACGCTGCGGCCCCTCGTCTGCTTCGCCTGGCTGTGCGGGTTCTACGTGCTGCCCGAGGGGCTGGCCGTCCCGTACGCGAAGACGTTCGGGGACAGCCCCTTCATCGTCGGGCTGCTCATGTCGGCGATGCCGACGGGGATGGTCGTGGGGGCGTTCGCGTACAGCCGGTTCGTCCGGCCGGACAACCGGCTGCGCCTGATGGGCTGGATGGCGATGCTGGCGTGCGCGCCGTTGATCGGTTCGGGGCTGCGGCCACCGCTGTGGGCGGTGGTCGCGTTGTGGGCACTGTCCGGCGTGGGCTGCGCCTACCAGGTGGCGGCGAACGCCGCGTTCGTGGCCGCGGTGCCCCCGTCCGGCCGGGGGCAGGCGTTCGGGCTGGCCCAGTCGGGCATTCTCGCCAGCCAGGGGATCGGCATTCTCGCGGGTGGCGCGCTGGCCCAGGTGCTCGGCCCCGAGCCGGTCGTCGCCCTGGCCGGCGTGGCGGGGCTGACCGTGGCGACGATGCTCGCGATGTCGTGGACGCAGGTCCGGACCGAGGTGATCGCCTCGACCCACGACCGCGCGATCAGTGCCGCCGCCTAGACGGAGTCGTTGCGGTGGGTCTGCTTGTTGATGAGCTCCTGGGCGATCGAGACGTCCTTGCCCTCTTCCGGGATGATCAGCGCCGCGGCGACGTACAGCAGGATGCCCGCGCCGCTGGTGAGCACGGTCAGGATGGCGGCCGCGAGCCGTACGAGGGTCGG
It encodes:
- a CDS encoding metallophosphoesterase family protein, with the protein product MRRVRLPARIGAIIAVGLMAGWLGMLYGGNAKTDIGPADVTFSLRPSLSGGTVIDIPPLGTLRLDSHAGPVRIDAQVTRIRPEPARKLIEDPAAVDHLSQTVGADIRHGFIVMIAKAVAAALLCAGLAGFVVFRTWKRSLWSMLAAFNGLLAVGVLGAVTFNPQSVAEPRFTGILASAPQVVGDAKSIVSRFGAYRAQLAQLIGNVSRLYDVTSTLPTYEPDPTTIRVLHVSDIHLNPVAWSVIRQVTKQFNVQMVIDTGDLTDHGSSAEEKFANDISKIKVPYVFIRGNHDSGDTEASVRRQKNAVVLDNQVKDVAGLRIFGIGDPRFTPDKTTRGDDVDAREMLAIGQGAAAQMVASHDAPDVVLVHDPAEGQAFDGTAPLVLSGHMHRRSTRLLPSGTRLFIQGSTGGAGMRGLEHEEPTPFEMSVLYFNRTSHRLQGWDDIRLGGLGLTSAQIERTLEPKPDRPIAPSPAQTPSGTPLPPSVSPAAPSSEAGRPR
- a CDS encoding PspC domain-containing protein, producing the protein MNEDAMNEPTDTQPHRLTRTRSGRMITGVCSGTAAYFGVDPTLVRLAAAILTVLTSGAGILLYVAAALIIPEEGKDVSIAQELINKQTHRNDSV
- a CDS encoding metallopeptidase family protein, giving the protein MIEMSRGEFEDLVGEALDTIPPRLTRVMKNVVIVVEDDAPPQVTAQGGTLLGLYEGVPLTARGDTYAGYLPDRITIFRRPLLAISETRDDLVREVRVTVVHEIAHHFGIDDERLHELGW
- a CDS encoding MFS transporter: MGGRHRRPLDRQATYGEVFGVGEFRSLWLAQALSYIGDQFAQVALAVLVYNNTHSPLKTAVAYALTYLPPIMGGPVLSVLADLIPRRRVMIVCDLARAGVLALMAVHHMPFPMLCVLIFFSVLLGTPFTAARAALLSEVLPGDMYVVGSAINNITHQFTQMLGFLAGSAVIFAVGTHEALAIDAVTFVLSAIIVVAGVRRRPAPRREGRARESLWQISRRGGRFVLGDRTLRPLVCFAWLCGFYVLPEGLAVPYAKTFGDSPFIVGLLMSAMPTGMVVGAFAYSRFVRPDNRLRLMGWMAMLACAPLIGSGLRPPLWAVVALWALSGVGCAYQVAANAAFVAAVPPSGRGQAFGLAQSGILASQGIGILAGGALAQVLGPEPVVALAGVAGLTVATMLAMSWTQVRTEVIASTHDRAISAAA